The nucleotide window AAGGACAGAGCCACCGCTTCGGTCACATGTTGGTGAGTGGCTGTGAGGGGACATGCCTTTCCTTGTGCCATAACAAAAAGacattcccttccctttcccaGTCCCCTCCTCCCATTTCTTCACTGTAGCCCCTTGTTTTCATCCACACAAGAACCAGCATCCATGGATGGTCCATCCCATGCTGCTCCTTTCTCCCAAACTCAATCCCCAAAACACCCTTCattattctattttttaaatctttcatatatatatatatatatatatatccaaaggGCATTATATGAGCGTGTTTATTTCGCCGCAGAACACGAATTATATGGAAGCTCGAGCTTGCCTCGAGTCGCATATTGCTcagcttgagtcgagctcgagctgattTGATCTTGTTTCAGATTACATTTGGGTGTTATTCTTTAAattagatctttttttttctttaagtcgGATAAGTCCGATCATGTCCAAATTGAACCTGTAAATTTCAATGGTAGTTTGGACACCTTTTAAGTGTCCTATGAAAGTAAGAACACCTTTTAAGTGTCCTATGAATTTGACCCAAAGATTAATTCATGTACCTAATAATCTAATCTGTAAAACATATTTGTAAAACACTTACAAACTCCTTTTGTTGTCAAACAACCACTCGAGGATCAAATACGAAATCTCTTTTGAGAGCtaaattaatattttgaaaagcttTAATTTGAcccccattaaaattttcaaatctttatttgaaaatttttctgcCTAAAAAAGAATATCCCGATTCCTTTGGAGGTTGCATTTGTGCGGCCATTGCCCATATAGTTccacaaaatttctttatttatcgTTGATGTCTAACATTTGCATGTTAAAGACCTATATCGGGCCTTCCAAAGATTCACTTTTGTATATATAGAGTGCCCCTTAATCATTTAGTTATATATTTAgttatatatttgaatttttttttttttggcaattaGTACCCCTCACCTAGAAGCTTCCGACTACGTCACTATTTGCAATTATTAGTCTATGAGGAGTACATCGAGCAGCTTTTATTCAACTCAAAGGCTATAAAAATGCTTCTTCATATGATGGAGTTAGCAATACCGACATAGAATCGATCGTTTCCTTCTTACCAATTAAAATTTACAGAATGAAAATGTTTAGACCATGATTTTTAGATCTTTATAAACTAGTAGACACTATAAGGTGAACCTAAGCACgattcaaataacttttttgttccttataacacaaaaataaatttgaataaataatCAATAGGACAAGAGAGAAATGCAAGAAAGTAGCGCTAAGGACATAGTCACTCCTATTTAACTTTAAAGCTACATGGCTAAATAAAGGGAGTACAAACTTATCAGATTATACTATTGAAACTTGAACGTGTTTCTGTAAAAACGTCAAAAaatttgatgaggaagaaaataGGCCAACAATATAATATGCCTTTTTGACAAATGCGAAAGGTGGAGACATGAAAGTCGTCAGATAAAAAGGACGCTTAATATTTGTCAGAAGTGGGATTTGAACCCACGCCCTCAAACGAGGACCAGAACTTGAGTCTGGCGCCTTAGACCACTCGGCCATCCTGACTGTGCGTGATATTCTTCcacataaattttatttatcccaaCACTTAAGAACTACGATGTTTGTAAAAGGTTATGGCCGTTCTATTATTGAAGATTACTGAAAAGTTTTGGGGCGATTCGAAATATCTTATGAAAGAGCATAGTTTTATTGAAAGTTTCTGAAACGATCATATgaaatctttttttataaaatgatttaCCGTTTTTCTAAAAGTTTAGGGGGCTCCATGAAATTGCTTTTGAGCAGGTTCTAATACCCTTTTGACgctattttttctcattttcctggttcattttctctctcttctctcctgtCTTCGAGGGTTTGCTGTTCCCAACCGGGGTTTCATCCTGCTCGCGACGCGTCCCTGCGAGTCGAATAGGTTCTTCAGAGAAGAAAAACCGACGAAAAGGCAAGGtgattgtctttctttttttttttttttgggggtggggggttgtgatttgttttcttgtggATCTGTGGTTTCTTCGGCGTTGGGTTGCCTTGGCGCTTTCTTTTTGGGGCCGGTCTCGCCGATTGCCTGAAACCGGAGAGAGTGTGTGACGAGATGATACTCatgctagagagagagacaccaAGCGAGAGAGACGCTAGAGACTCGCCCAATACTTAAAGctgaaagaggaagaaggcgaTGGCGAGAGAGAGGATGTGGATGTCGCCAGGCCCCTAACGGACACAAGAAAAATGCGTGGAAAACAGTCGGATCCCTCatggtccgacttttttccatgCATTTTTTTCCTGCATCCGTTCTGGATTCGAGAAAAATTTAAGGCGAATTTATGTGCGCCCggaaaaaattttaagtttcggaaaaaaatccataaaagaCTTTTGTCCATGCGTATgattctatttatttatttattttttaatgatgaCGGTGAGCCTGACCCTCATGCCTTACGAGAATATCAAAATAATAAGGTTGGGACTTAATTCGGCGCCTGTTTACGACATGTGGTTGTTGTTTACCTTAACTTTCAAAATGAGTTATTTATTGACATTGCTGAGTTATGAAGGTGACGTTTGTATTCATTGTCTGGTTGTGGTATGATTTAATTGATTGGTAGATTGAGCATGAATTGTGTCAAATCATGGGGCTTTTATTGATTGTCTGATTGTAGTATGATTTAGTTGATAGGCAGATTGATACTTTTGATTTCTGATCCTTAGAGTCTGACCATGAATCTCAGAGCTTAGTGACGCCCAGACGAGTTGAGGGGAACTTCGTATATGGTTTGAACTTTTCGATAATTTCTTTGGCGTGTAGTTGTTTGGTGTTGTCTGTGGGTGTGGATATGCTCCAATCTGGATGGTTTCTCAAGTCTAAAATGAACATCAGGTTCCTTTTTGGATCCTAGTCTCAAGAGATAGGATAATGCCTAACCAGTCAAGTTCACTTTTGTCATTAGGATCGTAGTCTCCAAGTTTTCCATGGTATGCTGTCTTTTGATAGAAACAATCAAACTTGAGttaatctctctagtgtttttttctcttttcaaatgtTACGACACCTGCTTGGCTTCTGGTTCCAAGCGTAAAAGTAGAAGTCTTTTCACACTCTCTCTGATTGGTAAATTTTTATGTGCAGCTACCAACCTTGAAGCAATCAGCGAACCACTATACTGTTTAGCCCCATATCAAGCATCTTGCCTCTTTGGCATGAGACATTATatcaatctttattttttcagCGAGAATCTTTCTGTTACGTATCTAAATTTAGATGTTGTGTGTGGCCTCAAGGATCTGGTTAATCTATTGCTGATAATTGTTGGACCTCTTGCAGCAAGACAAATCTTTAACAGCATGTGTCTCATACGGGCCGTTAACATGACATGTCGAAGACTCTAAACTTCTGTATTTATAATCAGTTTGAAGCAGAGTTGGCAACATGAGTTTGAATGCTAACCGCCTGCCACTTGTTCCGCTGATTGACTCAGTAACTTAGATGAGTTTGggtcttaattttttattctcgGCATACAAATAAGATATAGAATTATACATTCAAGCAAAGTCTGAGTAAATCGTTAAAGCAAGCACATAGTATCAATAATTTACATGTACAAATAGCAACGTAGTCGGTGAGAAGGCGGTAAAAGGGAATTGTGGAAAGTGCCAAGTTGAAGACCCTATATCAAGTTCCAACTCTGCTATTCTCTTGCCTGAGATTTTCAGTGTTGTGCTTATAAGACTTGATGCTGGTGGAACACCCTCATGACCAAAAATTGTTAATAGTTATTTACCTATACAAATATTCAATTGTGTGCATTCATCAACATTGAccaatatttgattttttagagCAAGTATGGTTATGTGAATATTGACAAGAAAACCGTAAAATACATGGTACAAAAGCTGTGTAATCATTGTGATGCAtaccacatttttctttttgtccttgttgaagACCATGATGTTATACATATAGGAAACTAAAGTTAGAGTTCGATTGTGTCTAATCAATGCATTAGTGAGCTGTTTGAGGTGCATTCTGGATAGACTTTGTGACTCACATATTGGGTGCATTTGGGCAGAAAAAATTCTAAATGGTTGAGTTTCTTTATCAGACTTGATGTGATCAGTAACTGAGGTTCAGTTTTTAAGCAATGAATTGGTCACCTATTTAAAGTCTTATCCTGTTTCAACTTGGACGACTCAACTTACTCCTCAGGCTTGCCAAATACAGCCTGAAGAAGATGGTGTTAATACGTTTTTTGCGAACCCTTGAGCTCCTAGCAGTGGAAGGAATATTAGCAACATTTGGTTTTCAAGCAGAAAACTAATGTGATCTGTGATTGAGGTTACTTTTAGCAATGTTTTAAGAGAACATAGTCTTCCTTCTGTGTCTTATAATGCTTATTGGACGAGCAGTTGAGCTGATATGGTTTTCAAATGAGACCCTTGATGTAGGAGATGGTTGAAGTGATCCAGAATGTTCTGACATATTCGCCTGCTGCTAGAAGAAGTTGGTTGTGAAATTGCATAATTAATATTGGAGGCCTTCCACTGTTTTTTAGGTTGCACCACCACAAATCTTTGAAATAGTTTTGTGCAGGTTCATGAAAAATGAGGACTTTCAGAAACCTGATTGGCCCCCATATGTATTTGCATCTAAAAACACTGTTATGGGTCTCTTGCTGtttcaatttattttctgaaaatcatGTAAGAAACATAGTGGAGCATCATCATGTGTGTCTTCCCtatcttttcttttgacatcTATCATGCTATCCATGATGTGCTATGCAGGTTCTGCAAAGCAGAGCTTGTTTTTTACCGTAATTGATTCTTGTTGTGTTATCCTTTGCAACATATTGTTCTGTCttctaaatatttttctcttcatttcagAAAGTTCACTTTCACATGGCGCACAACGAAGTTAAAGCGGTGAGTGCTGTTCTTCCTAACAGAAACTAGCTTGGCATCAAGTTTTCCTCAAACAGGAgcttttttgctatttttattGAACTAAGGCTCCTTTCTGGGAGCCAAGCAATGGGAGATAAAGGGTTGGATGGTGAATCCCCACAAGGCCCTTGCTCTTTGAGGTTCTGGATTTAGGCGTTGCTGGTGATAAGCCAATAacctttttccttccctttctagCAACGTCCTTGGTTCTTGTGGATGTCCTTCTGTAACCAGTTGTGGAGGCCAAGTCTTCCATTCGGAGCATGTAGGAATAGAATATCACATCTGTGCTTGTACGGACTGATGTCCTATTATACTGATTTTGGTTTTCCACTTGATTCACCCAAAGGTGTTCATGTTTGGAAACATATCAGAACTGTGTTTATTCTTGGATTGATGTGCAGTCTTCTTACcctagctgtttttttttttttggcagagtACACCTAAAAATTCCTTCAGAACTGCACGAATCCAATTAGTTGGTCGTCATCCTGATGTCTATGAGCCATGTGATGATTCATTTGCACTCGTTGATGCTCTCCTTGCTGATCGATCCAATTTGTTAGAACTTAGACCTGTGATCTGCATGGAGTTAGGTTCTGGGAGTGGTTATGTGATTACATCTTTGGCCCTGATGCTTGGACAGGAGGAATTTGGAACCCATTATTTTGCCACGGACATGAATGAAGATGCCACTCGTGTAACGGTAGAAACATTGGAAGCTCATGGAGTTCATGCCGAGGTCATCTCAACCGACATTGCTTCTGGTTTGAGTAAGCGTTTGGCAAGATCAGTCGATGTAATTGTGGTGAACCCTCCTTATGTCCCCACTCCTGAAGACGAAGTGGGCAGTGAAGGACTAACGGCTGCCTGGGCCGGTGGTGAGAATGGGCGAACTGTAATTGACAGATTCCTGCCAGTAATCGATGAGCTTCTTTCATTGAGGGGCTGGTTCTATATGGTCACACTAACTGCAAACAATCCCTCACAAATTTGCCGCCTGATGAGGGACAAGGGATATGCTTCTCGGATTGTGGTTCAGAGGTCAACCGAGGAAGAGAGACTTCATGTTCTGAAATTTTGGCGTGATGCAGAAGCTGCATCTGAGTGCCCATCTCCAAGAAAGGGTCCTCCAACGAGAAGATCTTCTCTCTCGCAGCTGCCTGGTCTTTCGTTCTGGAGGAGCACCAATTGAAAATCAAAAGTGATTGATTGGAAAAAAGTTTTCGAGGGCCAACAAGAGAACCTGAAGATTAAGTCTCCTGTTATACATGCTGCTGCTTGCACCAAAATGGACGCAGGTCAGATACTCGGGCTTGGAAGATGTACGTATATCAATGAAAGTTCAGAACAGTCATGAAATATCCTGCAGATAAATGGTAGCCCTGAGCGTAGGGTAAAATTGAATCCAGTCCGTGGTGTGGAAATACCTGAAAGGATTAGAGGAGAGGATGGCCAAAACCGTAAATAAGCCAGGTTTTATTCGCATATAAGCAGAAACAATGCGATCACCCTTTTGTTAGGGTTCATGTAAAGgtgaaatatataaatgattaGCATCTCCCTAGGATGACTTGTTCACTTCACAGGTATGTCTCGAACAAACTGAGTCTCTCCGTGGTCTCTACTATATTTGACATTTTCCATGAAGCTTGTGACTGCAGCCTTCTCTGCAAGTCTGAAAAGAAATGATACGGCAGTAGGTTGTGCTTTATACAGGGTTATGTATAGGTGAAAGATTGGTGTCAGCAAAATGGTTATACCTCACATGAtattgaatttttgttttatacaGTCGTAAGAAGAACTTGAATTATGCCCAGTCGGGAAAGTGGCATAATATTCTATTTGTGCTGGTGGTTCAGTGTATCgaattttttttacttgctaCGGGAATAAACTGCATTACAGGCTTACAGTCGATCGTTGTCGACAAGTATCATTAtggtttcatgctctttttctgtttctatatTTGCTAATCTCTGAGTGCATAATCTCTTATCCAAGTTTGCAAGAATCAGTTGAGTGTGAATGTTCTCTATCCAGCTTTGTTCTCAGAGAAGTGTTTCTAGAAAGGCAGAAATGTTTCTAGAAAGGCTGATGGTTCGATCTTTTTAGCAACCTGACACCAGACAGGTTTCTACTGGAATGTGAGTGTACATTGTTCTCAGGTCCCTTGTCACCCCACGTCTCCCTTTCTCAGCgggtttcttttctctttctttattccTCCCACCCCTACTCGAGGCATGACATACAGGAGGTCTCCAACGATGACGGTCCTAGACAACTCTGGCGAGGTAGATCACTTTTATgagcaatgttgtaaatattggtttctatttttcattgagACATGCTAAATTTATATATCAATGTTGCAAAAATCAGATGCCATCGCGTATCGACATCTTAAACTTGCGGTGTATTAAGCCATAACCTTTAATGATCATGAAAgaatattttgtttgttttgcttctaatcttttttaaaataaaataaaaagttttaaagatCATGTTGTATTGCCCAGACTGCCCATTGGCGTAAAAGGGGCTTTTCCAAGATTGGCCGACTGTCGTTCCAAATCGAACCCTGCGGCTTCCCaccattttaaatataaataccAAAAATTGCTAGGTTGACTGACTGTCGTCAGAAGTGCTGCAGCGGACACCACCGAAAGAAACATATAGACGTTACTATATAAATGAGTCTAATTTCGATAACCCATTTGACACTTTCTTTATAAAACAGATCGAGTTGATTTAAGCGCAGGTATCGACCATCAAATGAGAAGCTGATTAACAAATGATTTAGCCGGCCACATCTGAGAAAATGCTGCGCAGCTCGTCTACTAATTATAGATGTCAATGTATCACCATTCACACATATGGCTATCACTTGCTTTTGGAATGGTTAGACACAAAGTTGTAAATATAAGTTGTTCTGGCTGACAGGATTCTTATGGCAGATCAATATCGATGCGAGGGAAGATCAAAGAGATCTCACAAATACATTTTTACCACGTTCGGATGGGCCTGCTGGAGTTGAAGAGGTCCTGTCAGCCGGAGCAAGCCTATAAAACGGCAAATTTCTGTCTTCTTGTGTCATTTTTCAATCCAGGAAGAGTTTAAAGCCTTTGTCTAGGAGCTTTCACAGCACCTAACCGGGCATCAAGTTCTTTCCAGAGTCTGCCACATGAGGAAACTGCAGCTCCATCGGCATAAAGCTCTCAAAGAATCAGAGGTTTCAAACCAGTCTTGGAAGATATTTCAAACCTATTCAAGTATAATCCTGCTTGTTCTTACGGGATCATGCactaatgaaattatgaatcaTACAGCGGTGACTGAAATTTCCAACCGCACAGAGCCAGTCAAGCATCACCTTAATTGCACTTCAGCAGCTAATTTGCGAGATGTCTCCATGAAAACGAAAGTGCCTGCGCACCTTTGGAAGGGAGGGAACGTGATAACTTGGACGCATCCCCCGGCCCTTCTCATTAGCTTCCGCGTTTGGTGGCCCGAAATCCCCTTTTTCAATCACCGATTTTATAGCATGTACCTGTAAGCAGCTCAGCCAACCAAAGACGTGAAAAGGTGAGAATCAGGCAGAAGAGTCGGTGTGTCTTAATCCCTCTAAGCCATCGAAGCAACATTCTGTCACAGTAGACTTTCCAGATTGAGGTCAAGAATGAATGGAAGTcgtgaagaaaaagagaaccaaACGCAGGAAAGTCCACGTCTGCGGGGGGCAGTGCTCTGCACAGCAGTTGTGCTGTTCATGAAAAGCAGAAAGAGGGCGAAGAATTCCACGCTCACACACATGCAAGCACAAACGGGGACCAAGTATAGAAAGTCGGATGCCTGCAAACCCCACCGAAAGCGGTGAATTGGTGGCCCACCAGTTCCAAGAgcagctttttattttttttaatttctcaccAGCCAAACAGTAGCAGACACCAATTCTGCAGCCAACCATAACACCAAAAAACTGCCAATAAGATGGTCAGATTTTTATCTTCCGAATCCAACTCAACGAAGATGTCctggaaagaaaatgaggacAGATATTGAACCGAGCAACTCATGGCTCGTACCAGTTCCGCGCATACCACACCCCACAGTGTCAACAAGCTAACGACCTAAAATTTTGACCCACCTCGCTAGAATTAATGGACCGACCATGAACAAGCCTTCTTCGTAATAGAGCTTTGATCGAATTTGGCCTATCACTTTGTCTATGAATTTTCTTCGATACATATAAGCTGATTAACAAAATCACTCAGCATTTCAAGTATCAATTTGCTCATATGATCACATGATCGTTGAATTGCACTTAATGATTTTCGGCtcaaaattgaattcaaacttGGCTTGTTATGTCGATCAAACACTTAAATGAGAAGTTTATACGATCTATGAACATTATCAAACAACTACCAACTTTACGCTACTTTCATAAATTAAACAAACTAAGCTTGAGCATGCACGCTTCAGTCATGTCCGCTACTAGTTTGCCAGCTCTAGAAAAAAGACACACCAGCCTTCCTCGTTTCTGTTGACTCGCAGGTGAAGTCATCAATTAGAACCCCACAGAACATCTGGAAACCAATGACGGCAATAGGTTTTTGCTCCTGCCCTCCATTTATGAAGAACTACGTCACGGACGAACGGCATGAGCATGCAATGAACATAAATAGATCGACAACGTTCTGTCAAACAAACATGAACAAAAGCATGAACACGGATCCAGAGGACATGATGTTTGGTAACACGTTACCACCCATGAAGATCCTACATAAATCCATGGTTACACCAATCTTAAAAATAAAGCCAACAGAGAAGCAACTGATAACAGACCATCCCGCATATATAACAATTTGGGATAGCTCGGCAGGCCATGCAGCAGTTAAAGTAACTGTGAAGAGTAGAGGAACCCCTGAAAAGCGCAAACACCATCCAGCAGTCAAGCGCTAAAAGCCGCATCGCTTTCttagaatttcttttctttcaatggCCCCTTGGGGATTTTACTAAGTACTTTAGCATCAAAGACAGCATATTGCTTCTTGATTTCAATTCCAGCCTTCTTCGCTGCAGAATCAATCTGATCTTCATATTTCTCGTAAAATACTGGTACAGTGTGCAACGTCACGAAAGCTGTTATAGTAGGAACCAGGCGTTAGTTATAAAGTAACTTccggcaaaagaaaaaaggaaatatcCATAGTAAAAGGTGataaaaatgaacttcaccTGTGTAGAACAGAGTAAGGAAGTTGCACCAACTCCCAACAACAGAGAGAACCCATAGGCCAGCAATCACCTGAATGCCGCAAGAAGGCATCTTAATCAAGCAAAGGACATGGTGcataaaagaataaataaagcACAAGTTTTGAGAGATCAGCTTACACCAAGAAATTTCTTAAGATCACGTCCTAAAGCCACTTCACGTAGAAGAGTGAATGCCCGGTTTAGTTCAAATCTCAGACCAAGGGCAATGTTGACAACAACATCCTCTGGGATATGAACTTGTGGGATCTGTGGTGGAGCCCTACGGTCATTCAAAAACATAAAGCTCgtcaaattcttcaaaactgCAAGAATTCTTGAATTCAAACGTGCAAATTCCCTCTATCTTGGTGAATAAAGCAAAGGAAGGAGCTTACTTATTGATGAATGAAGTTGCATTGGACCAGAGAAACAAAATTGCCAGCGTGAGTATGAGACAGTGGCAAACAAGGGTGAGCAGATGATATCCAAGCCATTCAAAAAGAAGCCAGATCAGAGTAACTCCACCGAGAATGCCAGCTGAGATCTTCTTATTTCTCCAAAGGAAAATATCAGCAGCTGCACAACGAAACCaacaaaattattatttaagaTCCACATAGTAAAATAAGATAACCCCAATTCAAGAGACAAActtttgaacatgaaaataGCAAACAAAGGATCCCAATAGATTCTGAGTCATAGCCACATTGATCAATGATCCAATCCAGGCCTTAGAAATCACACATATGTAGGATAGTTTAGCATAGACACTACCGAGTACATGGATCCAAGCAAGCTCAACACAATCAAAGCATCTGAAACACTATCTATCCAGAAACTGCATTCAATTCAATGAGGACCTTTTTTTAACGCCTCCATTAGTGGGACGATTAGTAGAGCTATCTACTATCTACTACACCTGTCTTCTCTATGAGACCGATCATTTTCCTAAAAAGGATTGCTCAAATCCTGCAATATCTTTAGAGCAAAAAAGCTCCAAAAAACTTAATCTAAGTAGTTTTTCTGGTGGAGAGGGCCACATATAAGGATTGAAACTGGGGAAGAGGGAAGttaattcaaaatgaaaaagaatagaTGAGAAACCAATTGCACCGAGCTAAACTGAAATGGCATTCAACAGGCTCGAGATTTAAAGAATCCAATGCATTCTTCTTCGTCTGCACCACAAAATCCAGGAGCAATCCGAGAGTTAAGAGGAAACGATTCTGTGTCCAAGCAGATCCATCATATTTAAGGAATCTTAAGGAAGCCCGAGAGCCTCAAAAAACAAGTACCAATGCAAAATTCCCCGTCTAAAGCCACAATAATATCACAACTAGATCAGCCTTTCTCACGCCTTTCATTTTCCTGTAACAGCACAAAACACACCTTGTTGAAATGACTGACAACGATTCGTATCTCGTCCACAGCATCTTCGATAATTAGAAACTCCTTCATAGGATCTCAAACGAGAACGGTAAATAAAACTTtcacagaaaaacaaaaacttgcaTAACATCCATTGGAAAAAGGCGATCAATCTCCCCATATCCCACTAAAAACATAACTTGGCTGCAACCGTTGGGACAAAGGCCCTTTCCTCCCAGAAAGAAAAACCATTTGAATCAAGATCACCGATAAACGCCCGCTGGGGCACAAAAAGTAACTCCTTTCCTCTGAGAAACAGAAAAGCATGACGTGATCACCGAGGATCACCGATAAATAAAAATACCCAACCGAATGCAAAAAGGTTCTAAGCAAGAGATCTGCGAACCCAAATCCAGGGCATGCCAACAAGAAGATCAGCAGATAAACTAAACAAACCCCATTTCATCTAAAACCCTGACTTTCACCAAAGCTTTCACAACTCGACAAACccccaaaggaaaaaaaaaatcagaaacaacTCCTGACCTCCGTCATTCAACGATCAaatgtacaaacaagaaccccAGGAACCATTTATCAATATATGTACGTTCCAGAAAAAACGAAGAAGATCAAACGAGGAAGTGCAGAGACTCACGCTTTCCCCCAC belongs to Nymphaea colorata isolate Beijing-Zhang1983 chromosome 13, ASM883128v2, whole genome shotgun sequence and includes:
- the LOC116266780 gene encoding reticulon-like protein B3, coding for MVFIVKGARGGAEVLLVLSARRFSDIFFPGFRWDLSHRASVWGFSCCRKAMAEHEEGTSSVIGSVMEKIEEKLHHHDSSSSSDSDDDKKKPSVQSAVYRLFGRQQPVHKVLGGGKPADIFLWRNKKISAGILGGVTLIWLLFEWLGYHLLTLVCHCLILTLAILFLWSNATSFINKAPPQIPQVHIPEDVVVNIALGLRFELNRAFTLLREVALGRDLKKFLGVIAGLWVLSVVGSWCNFLTLFYTAFVTLHTVPVFYEKYEDQIDSAAKKAGIEIKKQYAVFDAKVLSKIPKGPLKEKKF
- the LOC116267078 gene encoding uncharacterized protein LOC116267078, giving the protein MAHNEVKASTPKNSFRTARIQLVGRHPDVYEPCDDSFALVDALLADRSNLLELRPVICMELGSGSGYVITSLALMLGQEEFGTHYFATDMNEDATRVTVETLEAHGVHAEVISTDIASGLSKRLARSVDVIVVNPPYVPTPEDEVGSEGLTAAWAGGENGRTVIDRFLPVIDELLSLRGWFYMVTLTANNPSQICRLMRDKGYASRIVVQRSTEEERLHVLKFWRDAEAASECPSPRKGPPTRRSSLSQLPGLSFWRSTN